A genomic segment from Candidatus Zixiibacteriota bacterium encodes:
- a CDS encoding aspartyl protease family protein: MYRRMVAIIMGILIVTSGITSPAQELTDPYEILTGYFEATGGLERLLAEKMSYSEGSVSLGGMEGVVKSWTQVPGLSRLEVTLDPLNIIQGDNGEYPWVVDQNGKLQLITNLNDATLKRRKVRNLIQQYAYADRNSEIFDVSFQGVEQVDGRSCYVVRVANNINVDSYTCHINTTTFLLEKAVFIEDEESRDVLYGDYREIDGIVVPFRVTQVDHSTREPQEIIVTQYVSNPDIDPSTFEPPTESDRDWEFVNGDAAENIHFEFIEGHIFVPVNVRGKERLWVLDTGAGMTVLNRAFADELGLEVGGGMKGKGAGGTVDVAFTTLPAFSVEGIRFNEQTAAVIDMSELMRWVGVDAVGILGWDFLSRFVTRVDYANELLSFYDPEKFQYTGDGHVVDMHVKNSLFSATATLDGVHTKPWVLDLGASVTHLDGSYALREGYTERDGVLSLGHGAANEYRKKSIICDSLTFAGFTVYKPEVCFSWGGTDTAFTADDLGELGNSLFRNFVLYCDYLGERLIVETGAKFNQPWPVDNSGLQIVYNEANEIEVIYVSPGTPAEKAGFAKGDILRSVNGVGVEFFDGLLALRELLRSTPGTAYTLKVDRTGESKEMKLVLASLL; the protein is encoded by the coding sequence ATGTATCGCCGTATGGTAGCCATTATTATGGGCATTTTGATTGTCACTTCGGGTATCACTTCCCCGGCACAGGAGTTAACTGATCCTTATGAAATTCTGACGGGTTACTTCGAAGCCACAGGGGGACTGGAGCGACTATTGGCCGAGAAGATGTCCTACAGCGAGGGTAGCGTATCCCTCGGTGGGATGGAAGGTGTTGTCAAATCGTGGACTCAAGTTCCCGGATTGAGTCGCCTTGAGGTAACTTTGGACCCGTTGAACATAATACAGGGTGACAATGGTGAGTACCCCTGGGTGGTGGATCAGAATGGAAAGTTACAGCTGATAACGAATCTTAACGACGCGACCCTGAAAAGGCGCAAGGTGCGAAACCTCATTCAGCAGTATGCTTACGCTGACCGAAACTCGGAGATATTTGATGTCAGCTTTCAGGGGGTGGAGCAGGTGGACGGCAGGAGTTGCTATGTCGTCAGGGTCGCGAACAATATCAATGTTGACAGCTATACCTGCCATATTAACACCACGACTTTCCTCTTGGAAAAAGCCGTTTTTATTGAGGACGAGGAAAGCCGCGATGTTCTTTACGGCGACTATCGCGAGATTGACGGCATCGTGGTGCCATTCCGGGTGACTCAGGTCGACCATTCTACCCGTGAGCCCCAGGAAATCATCGTCACACAATACGTGTCCAACCCCGATATCGATCCTTCGACTTTCGAACCTCCCACTGAAAGTGACCGGGATTGGGAGTTTGTCAACGGCGATGCTGCCGAGAATATTCACTTTGAATTTATCGAGGGGCATATTTTTGTCCCTGTGAACGTACGCGGTAAAGAGCGGTTGTGGGTTCTCGACACCGGCGCGGGAATGACAGTGCTGAACAGGGCGTTTGCCGATGAGCTTGGCCTTGAGGTCGGGGGCGGCATGAAGGGAAAGGGCGCCGGCGGCACCGTCGATGTCGCTTTCACCACGCTTCCAGCTTTCAGCGTCGAGGGCATTCGATTCAACGAGCAGACTGCGGCCGTAATTGATATGAGTGAGCTGATGCGATGGGTCGGTGTGGACGCGGTCGGGATTCTAGGCTGGGATTTTCTCTCTCGTTTCGTGACCAGGGTCGATTACGCCAATGAGTTGTTATCGTTTTACGACCCCGAAAAGTTTCAGTATACCGGTGACGGACATGTGGTCGATATGCATGTCAAGAACAGCCTCTTTTCGGCCACGGCGACGCTTGATGGAGTCCATACCAAACCATGGGTACTGGATCTCGGGGCGTCCGTCACCCATCTTGACGGCAGCTATGCTTTGCGGGAGGGCTATACGGAGCGAGATGGCGTTCTCAGCCTGGGACACGGCGCCGCGAATGAGTACCGGAAAAAGTCTATAATCTGTGACAGCCTGACATTTGCGGGATTCACCGTGTATAAACCGGAAGTCTGTTTTTCATGGGGCGGGACTGATACCGCATTCACAGCCGACGATTTAGGTGAGCTTGGCAATTCCCTGTTTCGTAATTTCGTGCTGTATTGCGACTATCTGGGCGAGCGGCTCATTGTAGAAACGGGCGCCAAGTTCAATCAACCCTGGCCGGTGGATAATTCCGGTTTGCAGATCGTCTATAACGAGGCAAATGAGATTGAGGTGATTTATGTCTCCCCCGGCACTCCGGCGGAGAAAGCCGGCTTTGCTAAAGGCGACATTCTGAGGTCGGTCAATGGAGTCGGTGTGGAGTTTTTTGACGGATTACTCGCTCTGCGGGAGCTTCTTCGCTCCACCCCCGGCACGGCGTACACTCTCAAAGTTGATAGGACCGGAGAGAGCAAGGAAATGAAGCTCGTGCTGGCCAGTCTTCTGTAA
- a CDS encoding PAS domain S-box protein codes for MRAWIGKNREVSLYLALTVASVIIIGAMLFALRSATELHDTLYPLADASMELAIEASLAHMYLEQGVTKDDSVELEKSWYHLDRLDKYALAMLEGGTVDNLYFRPVGSAELRHRITYLRTVIMQYRTAALARLDSDPQSQAGLANRAVHEDVFRELMERTAEAEAEFRRQMTNDITNFRHAKIAIIAVTLIFSLLAAFAFHKYMVERKRDEQRILHLNLVLRAVRNVSHLITVEKDKSALLKRTCDLLVETRGFHNAWITLVDEHGKPKLYAEAGLKEQFSRAREYLDRGRLLPCCVRVKDLQGLLAIENPIAECAECPLAQQYTGRGGMAVRLEHNNILYGFLVVSTPRVYVTSIEERSLLQEIADDIALTVHLLAVEDKRLETEKALRESETRYRNLFELAGDAIFLMDEERFIDCNARALQLCGCSKEMMLGSSLLGCSPERQPDGSASSAILRERTERAWKGESVFMEWRLTKRDGGVIDAEINLSRIDMGRTHCLLATVRDVTERRKAEKALAASEEKYRNLAEGLDQVIYRADPVNFTDQYVNKAIEKIYGYTAEEWYENPQLWFERVYPEDKEWVKDGYSKLYAEGKSNTAEYRIVRKDGTVRWVEDRVGFEKDENGKAIAVCGVLTDITERKRAQEILRASEQRFQDIALSSADWIWEMDMEDRYVFASGRVKQLLGYEPEELIGKTPYDFMPDHERQRVATVLSDAKRSRSPIVNLERPITTKDGSEVCVLSNAVPIFDPSDNLIGYRGVTRDITKQKRAEKEIAQYTAQLEKANIELKKSKGELEEFIYTVSHDLKAPVVSISGFTGLISQQAHEKLDKTSSKYLQRIAANAEVMERLIADLLELSRIGRMDGEMSRVNTNDLLTEVFDAFSVAAQGRKIVLSKNGALPDIYGWRDRVRQMLSNLIDNAIKYMPIREDAQVRVGFDSNIQCPNGCSGAFYVSDNGSGVPTEFRHKLFQAFQRIQQDGVEVEGNGVGLSIVKRIAEAHGGQVWFDAGGDGGATFYINLPLADERSELTGTEADALPGEKSHRNL; via the coding sequence TTGCGAGCGTGGATTGGAAAGAACAGAGAGGTTAGCCTTTACCTGGCTTTGACCGTAGCTTCGGTAATCATTATCGGGGCGATGTTGTTTGCTCTTCGCTCGGCTACGGAGCTGCATGACACGCTGTATCCGCTGGCCGACGCGTCCATGGAGCTCGCGATTGAAGCTTCCCTTGCCCACATGTACCTTGAGCAGGGTGTAACGAAAGACGATTCCGTCGAGCTGGAGAAGTCCTGGTATCATCTTGACCGCCTGGACAAATACGCGCTGGCTATGCTGGAAGGCGGAACGGTTGACAATCTCTATTTCAGACCGGTGGGCAGCGCCGAGCTTCGTCATCGGATAACGTATCTGCGCACGGTGATTATGCAGTACCGGACAGCGGCTCTGGCGCGACTGGATTCGGATCCACAGTCGCAGGCCGGCCTGGCGAACCGCGCGGTGCACGAGGACGTATTCCGGGAACTTATGGAGCGGACCGCCGAGGCTGAAGCTGAATTCCGTCGTCAGATGACAAACGACATCACCAATTTCAGACACGCAAAAATAGCGATAATTGCGGTAACCCTGATCTTCTCTCTGCTGGCGGCGTTCGCGTTCCATAAATACATGGTTGAGCGCAAGCGGGACGAACAGCGGATTTTGCACCTCAACCTGGTACTTCGGGCCGTCCGCAATGTTAGCCACCTTATAACCGTCGAGAAAGACAAGAGCGCTCTTTTGAAAAGGACCTGTGACCTTCTCGTTGAAACTCGCGGTTTTCACAATGCGTGGATCACGCTCGTGGATGAGCACGGCAAACCGAAATTGTATGCCGAGGCGGGCCTGAAGGAGCAGTTCAGCCGCGCCCGGGAATATCTGGACCGAGGCAGGTTACTCCCCTGCTGCGTGAGAGTCAAGGATCTGCAGGGCCTTCTTGCGATCGAAAATCCCATTGCAGAGTGTGCCGAGTGTCCTCTGGCGCAGCAGTATACCGGAAGGGGAGGAATGGCGGTGCGTCTGGAGCACAACAATATCCTGTACGGTTTTCTGGTCGTTTCCACACCCCGCGTTTATGTGACCAGCATCGAGGAGCGCTCTCTGCTTCAGGAGATCGCCGATGATATCGCACTAACGGTGCACCTGTTGGCGGTGGAAGACAAGCGTCTGGAAACAGAAAAGGCTCTCAGGGAGAGTGAAACTCGCTATCGTAACCTTTTCGAGTTGGCCGGTGACGCGATTTTTCTGATGGACGAAGAACGATTCATCGACTGCAATGCCAGGGCGCTGCAGCTGTGCGGCTGCTCAAAGGAAATGATGCTCGGCTCTTCACTGTTGGGGTGTTCTCCCGAGCGGCAACCTGACGGCAGCGCTTCTTCGGCAATTCTGCGGGAGCGGACAGAAAGAGCTTGGAAGGGCGAATCGGTATTCATGGAATGGCGACTGACTAAAAGAGACGGAGGGGTAATCGACGCTGAGATCAATCTGAGCAGGATTGATATGGGCAGGACGCACTGTCTGCTGGCGACAGTGCGCGATGTTACGGAGCGGAGAAAGGCCGAAAAGGCCCTCGCTGCCTCCGAGGAGAAATACCGCAACCTTGCCGAGGGCCTGGATCAGGTAATCTACCGTGCTGATCCGGTGAATTTTACCGACCAATATGTAAACAAAGCCATCGAAAAGATATATGGATACACCGCCGAGGAATGGTATGAAAATCCCCAGTTGTGGTTCGAACGCGTATATCCTGAGGACAAAGAGTGGGTAAAGGATGGTTATAGCAAGCTTTACGCGGAGGGAAAATCGAACACGGCCGAGTACCGAATTGTGCGCAAGGATGGGACGGTTCGGTGGGTTGAAGACCGGGTTGGTTTTGAAAAGGACGAAAACGGAAAAGCCATAGCGGTTTGCGGAGTCCTGACGGATATAACGGAGCGCAAGAGGGCGCAGGAGATTCTTCGCGCCTCTGAGCAGCGCTTTCAGGATATTGCCTTGAGTTCGGCCGACTGGATCTGGGAGATGGATATGGAAGACAGGTACGTGTTCGCTTCGGGGCGAGTCAAACAGCTCTTGGGGTACGAACCGGAAGAGTTGATCGGAAAGACACCCTATGACTTCATGCCTGACCACGAAAGGCAGCGTGTGGCAACTGTGCTGAGCGACGCCAAAAGATCCAGGTCGCCCATTGTCAATCTGGAGCGCCCGATCACGACCAAGGACGGGTCCGAAGTCTGCGTGTTGAGCAATGCCGTTCCGATATTTGACCCAAGTGACAACCTGATCGGATACCGGGGGGTGACAAGAGATATCACCAAGCAGAAGCGGGCTGAAAAGGAGATTGCTCAATACACCGCGCAGCTTGAAAAAGCCAATATCGAGCTGAAGAAAAGCAAGGGGGAACTCGAGGAGTTTATATATACCGTTTCGCATGATTTGAAAGCGCCGGTGGTATCGATATCGGGATTTACGGGTCTGATCAGTCAGCAGGCGCATGAGAAATTAGACAAGACTTCGAGTAAGTACCTTCAACGAATAGCCGCCAACGCCGAGGTGATGGAGCGCCTGATTGCCGACCTGCTGGAGCTTTCGCGCATCGGCAGGATGGACGGGGAAATGAGCCGGGTGAACACAAACGATCTGCTTACCGAGGTCTTCGATGCATTTTCCGTGGCGGCGCAGGGGCGAAAGATAGTCCTGTCTAAGAACGGGGCGTTGCCCGACATCTACGGGTGGCGTGACCGCGTAAGACAGATGTTGTCGAACCTGATTGACAACGCCATAAAGTATATGCCCATACGCGAGGATGCTCAAGTGCGAGTCGGTTTCGATTCGAATATTCAATGTCCGAACGGCTGTTCGGGCGCTTTTTACGTTAGTGACAACGGCAGCGGCGTACCGACGGAATTCAGGCACAAGCTGTTCCAGGCTTTTCAGAGGATTCAGCAAGATGGCGTAGAGGTCGAAGGCAATGGTGTCGGCCTGAGTATCGTCAAGCGCATTGCCGAGGCGCACGGAGGGCAGGTTTGGTTTGACGCGGGGGGCGACGGGGGCGCAACGTTCTATATCAATTTGCCGCTGGCGGACGAGAGAAGTGAATTGACCGGCACCGAGGCCGATGCTTTGCCGGGTGAAAAATCTCACAGAAACCTGTAA
- a CDS encoding class I SAM-dependent methyltransferase: MPDSNYDKRLIEEMNRYYDARAPWHDEYMSYASNAEMKRALSPIIKTFEEVIVGRKVLEIACGTGNWTQVLAKRARSVTAIDISPRVLEIAAGKLAGCKNVSLVQADAYDLGNVKGSFDVAFSADWWSHIPRQTIPLFMDALTAKLHDKSKIIFIDMTMIDYFRQEPSVEDEHGNRVSLRVLPDGSEYRVIKNFPDETELRHALEPYGKRIVYYDFPQLVRWMAVIVRP; this comes from the coding sequence ATGCCAGACAGCAATTACGACAAGAGACTAATCGAGGAGATGAATCGGTACTACGATGCCCGGGCTCCCTGGCATGATGAGTACATGAGTTATGCTTCCAACGCGGAGATGAAGAGGGCTCTCTCCCCGATAATCAAAACATTCGAAGAGGTTATTGTTGGCCGAAAGGTGCTCGAGATTGCGTGCGGAACCGGCAACTGGACTCAGGTGCTGGCCAAGAGAGCCAGGTCGGTAACCGCGATAGACATCAGTCCGAGAGTTTTGGAGATAGCTGCCGGTAAGTTGGCGGGCTGCAAAAACGTATCTTTGGTGCAAGCAGACGCCTACGATCTGGGTAATGTTAAGGGGAGCTTCGATGTCGCGTTTTCGGCAGACTGGTGGTCCCATATCCCAAGACAGACTATCCCGCTGTTTATGGACGCCTTGACGGCTAAGCTTCACGACAAGTCGAAGATCATATTCATTGATATGACGATGATAGACTATTTCCGGCAGGAACCCAGCGTCGAGGATGAGCACGGCAACCGGGTGAGCCTGCGCGTCTTACCCGATGGGTCGGAATACAGGGTTATAAAGAACTTCCCGGACGAGACGGAGTTGAGGCATGCTCTCGAACCATACGGGAAAAGGATTGTCTATTATGATTTTCCGCAGCTCGTGAGATGGATGGCGGTTATTGTCAGGCCCTGA
- a CDS encoding DUF47 family protein — protein sequence MFKRWLPKTGAFFEFFEQHSHLSKEACAELHALATNPDGLESRVKRIKEIEHRADEIAHLCIDTLHNTFITPIDRSDIHRLIRRLDDIIDAVDSVAARMLMYRMTEIRPEMRDLTQTLVEAVDEIAQAIEDLPFLSKRADSIQESCWEVYEAESRGDAHLRTALVSLFDTQTDPMVVIKWKEIFEGLERATDRCQEAAHIISGIVIEAS from the coding sequence ATGTTCAAGAGATGGTTACCGAAGACTGGCGCCTTTTTCGAGTTTTTTGAGCAACACAGTCATCTGTCGAAAGAGGCCTGCGCCGAACTCCATGCACTGGCAACCAATCCCGACGGGTTGGAGAGCCGGGTGAAACGGATCAAAGAGATCGAACACCGGGCGGACGAAATAGCCCACCTTTGTATCGACACGCTTCACAACACTTTCATAACGCCGATTGACCGCTCGGATATTCATCGCCTGATTCGTCGTCTGGATGACATTATCGACGCGGTTGACTCCGTAGCCGCGCGCATGCTGATGTACCGCATGACGGAGATTCGTCCCGAGATGCGGGACCTGACACAAACGCTGGTTGAGGCGGTGGATGAGATCGCGCAGGCAATTGAGGATCTGCCGTTTTTGAGCAAAAGGGCGGATAGTATTCAGGAGTCCTGCTGGGAGGTGTACGAGGCCGAATCCCGGGGAGACGCGCATCTTAGAACCGCCCTGGTATCTTTGTTTGACACCCAGACGGATCCGATGGTGGTTATCAAATGGAAGGAGATTTTTGAGGGTCTCGAGAGAGCCACGGACCGTTGCCAGGAGGCGGCACACATAATATCCGGCATTGTGATTGAGGCTTCGTAG
- a CDS encoding inorganic phosphate transporter yields MTPLLWVVFGAVGVALIFDVINGFHDAANSIATVVSTRVLSPTVAVFWAAFFNFVAMFIFAPRVADTVAKIVRIDGSDSVYVYVVLCGLLGAIIWDLITWWLGLPTSSSHALIGGVAGAGLAYKGPDVIRWDNIWKTVKFIPLAPVIGLILAFIIMIAVFWLFRRWRPTAVDRLFRRGQLISAALYSLGHGGNDAQKTMGIIMALLIAGGIMSPDTELSLTNWDTAWIILSCHLAMGIGTAFGGWRIVKTMGMKIAKLRPVGGFCAETSGAATLFMATHMGVPVSTTHTITGAIVGVGATTKLSGIKWGVAQRIVWAWVLTIPAAGLIAAGCFLLLHYLLTSV; encoded by the coding sequence ATGACTCCATTGCTCTGGGTTGTATTCGGGGCTGTCGGGGTCGCCCTTATTTTCGACGTCATCAATGGTTTTCACGACGCCGCCAATTCTATTGCCACGGTTGTTTCGACACGAGTCCTCAGCCCCACGGTAGCGGTGTTTTGGGCGGCATTTTTCAATTTCGTGGCCATGTTCATATTCGCGCCGAGGGTGGCCGACACGGTGGCGAAAATCGTGCGAATTGACGGATCCGACAGTGTATATGTTTATGTGGTTTTGTGCGGCCTGTTGGGAGCTATCATCTGGGACCTTATTACCTGGTGGCTGGGACTGCCCACATCATCATCACACGCGCTTATCGGCGGTGTGGCCGGGGCGGGGCTGGCTTACAAGGGACCGGACGTTATTCGCTGGGATAATATCTGGAAAACGGTAAAATTCATCCCGCTGGCCCCGGTGATTGGGTTGATACTGGCATTCATCATAATGATAGCGGTTTTTTGGCTATTTCGGCGATGGCGACCGACGGCGGTCGATCGCCTCTTTCGCAGGGGGCAGCTTATCTCGGCGGCTCTGTATTCACTCGGACACGGAGGCAATGACGCTCAGAAGACGATGGGCATAATCATGGCGCTGCTTATCGCGGGTGGCATTATGAGCCCTGACACCGAACTATCACTGACAAACTGGGATACGGCCTGGATTATCCTGTCCTGCCATCTGGCTATGGGTATTGGCACGGCCTTTGGTGGTTGGCGAATCGTGAAGACGATGGGTATGAAAATCGCGAAGCTGCGGCCGGTGGGCGGTTTCTGCGCGGAGACATCGGGCGCGGCCACTCTATTCATGGCCACTCATATGGGCGTTCCGGTCTCCACCACGCACACCATCACGGGCGCTATCGTTGGTGTCGGCGCGACCACCAAGTTGTCGGGAATCAAGTGGGGGGTCGCGCAGCGAATCGTGTGGGCATGGGTTCTCACCATTCCGGCTGCCGGATTGATTGCCGCGGGATGTTTTCTGCTGCTGCACTATTTGCTGACGTCCGTATAA
- a CDS encoding NAD-dependent epimerase/dehydratase family protein yields the protein MKVFVTGATGFIGGHLLRRLAQTDHQISCLVRSTSNTASLERQNITRVIGDVTDRESFQVALRGHDCVINLANVYSFWEPDPSVYRKVNIAGTLNVMEAALEARVSKIVHVSTGGIYGRPKDVPFTEDSEVGPKRFSEYFETKFLSDEMVWKMYRERGLPLVMVYPMAVLGPGDPKATGEYILRLIQRRLPARVFENKVFTFVHVRDVAEIIYRAATKENNIGEKYIAGLFQHSFGDINRMISEISGVPLPRLVMPDFLVMPNAWSLTMIADIIKRPPLWGMAIDQMRVMKCEFRGDGSKAERELGIEYTPVRDALAEAIASYRQ from the coding sequence ATGAAGGTCTTCGTTACCGGCGCGACGGGATTCATCGGGGGCCATCTCCTGCGGCGATTAGCGCAAACCGATCATCAGATAAGCTGCCTTGTTCGAAGCACCAGCAACACAGCGTCGCTTGAAAGACAGAACATAACCCGCGTTATCGGCGACGTAACCGACCGGGAATCATTTCAGGTGGCCCTGCGCGGTCATGACTGCGTGATCAATCTGGCCAATGTTTACTCGTTCTGGGAACCGGATCCGTCTGTTTACCGCAAGGTGAATATCGCTGGCACGCTGAACGTCATGGAGGCCGCTTTGGAGGCGAGGGTATCCAAGATTGTTCATGTCAGCACGGGTGGTATCTATGGCAGGCCGAAGGACGTGCCATTTACCGAAGACAGCGAGGTGGGTCCGAAACGGTTCAGCGAGTATTTCGAGACAAAATTCCTTTCGGACGAGATGGTCTGGAAGATGTACAGGGAACGGGGGCTTCCTCTGGTAATGGTATACCCGATGGCAGTTTTGGGTCCGGGCGACCCCAAGGCGACAGGAGAGTATATCCTTCGGTTGATACAAAGGCGTCTCCCGGCCCGGGTGTTCGAGAATAAGGTGTTTACTTTTGTACATGTCAGGGATGTAGCGGAGATTATCTACCGGGCAGCAACAAAGGAAAACAATATCGGAGAAAAGTATATCGCCGGACTATTTCAGCACTCGTTTGGAGATATTAATCGCATGATCAGTGAGATTTCCGGAGTGCCTCTTCCCCGCCTGGTCATGCCCGATTTTCTGGTAATGCCGAACGCGTGGTCATTGACCATGATAGCGGATATCATCAAGCGGCCGCCGTTGTGGGGCATGGCGATCGACCAGATGCGGGTGATGAAGTGCGAGTTTCGCGGCGACGGCAGCAAGGCGGAACGGGAGCTCGGTATTGAATACACGCCCGTTCGTGACGCCTTGGCGGAGGCGATCGCGTCGTACCGCCAATAG
- a CDS encoding DinB family protein, producing MDDACKEIIWQQFGAAIGALEKAIEACPDELWSDRSKQPEFWYLAFHTLFWLDFYLSQPVDEFAPPSPFGLEELDPAGKLPPRAYTKDELLIYLAYARDKCRATIQNMTDARTETRYKFGRVDMTTAELLLYNMRHVQHHAAQLNLILRQTIDSAPGWVFRAKN from the coding sequence ATGGATGACGCATGTAAAGAAATAATCTGGCAGCAGTTCGGAGCGGCTATTGGCGCGCTGGAGAAGGCCATCGAAGCCTGTCCCGATGAACTCTGGAGCGATCGTTCAAAACAGCCGGAGTTCTGGTATCTGGCCTTTCATACGCTGTTCTGGCTGGATTTCTATTTGTCGCAGCCGGTTGATGAATTCGCTCCCCCTTCTCCGTTTGGTCTGGAAGAGCTGGACCCAGCGGGAAAACTGCCGCCAAGAGCTTACACCAAAGATGAACTCCTGATTTATCTCGCCTACGCACGTGACAAGTGCAGGGCAACGATTCAGAACATGACCGACGCACGGACCGAGACACGGTACAAGTTCGGACGGGTTGACATGACAACAGCCGAGCTGCTCTTGTACAATATGCGCCACGTGCAGCATCATGCGGCGCAATTGAACCTGATACTTCGTCAGACCATAGACTCGGCTCCCGGGTGGGTTTTCAGGGCGAAGAACTGA
- a CDS encoding SemiSWEET transporter, whose product MDTITLLGLVAGTLTTASFVPQLAKVLRTRSTGDISLAMYIVISLGIFLWLLYGLLIASYPVILANAFTLIIAGTILILKIRYR is encoded by the coding sequence ATGGATACTATTACGCTTCTGGGATTGGTGGCGGGGACACTGACCACCGCGTCTTTCGTGCCGCAGCTGGCGAAGGTACTTCGCACGCGGTCGACCGGGGACATCTCCCTGGCCATGTATATTGTCATCAGTCTCGGCATCTTTCTGTGGCTGCTGTACGGATTGTTGATCGCATCATACCCGGTGATTCTGGCCAATGCTTTCACTCTGATTATTGCGGGAACTATCCTGATTCTCAAAATCAGATACCGGTAA
- a CDS encoding DUF4440 domain-containing protein, with protein MTRIWGVLSVIPLLIVIGCGRADQQSVPAELSAAIDAFYRAIEAGDIEARIAMFDDSAIMMPSHWTMYKGKDAIVEMMRAGEGWVFKIRDRKIVDIDVDGHIAYTVNSYYYTWHAEDAEPQWHKTKNIHIWKKDAFGQWKLHADIWNSDVPMDKFSQE; from the coding sequence ATGACACGCATTTGGGGGGTTCTAAGTGTAATCCCGTTGCTTATCGTAATCGGATGCGGTCGGGCAGATCAGCAAAGTGTTCCGGCTGAGCTGTCGGCCGCTATTGATGCTTTTTATCGGGCAATCGAGGCCGGCGACATTGAGGCCCGGATCGCGATGTTTGACGACAGCGCTATTATGATGCCCAGTCACTGGACAATGTACAAGGGTAAGGACGCGATTGTGGAGATGATGCGCGCCGGCGAAGGCTGGGTTTTCAAGATCCGTGACAGAAAGATTGTGGATATTGATGTTGACGGTCATATTGCTTATACGGTCAACTCATATTATTATACCTGGCACGCCGAAGACGCGGAGCCACAGTGGCACAAGACCAAGAATATACATATCTGGAAGAAAGACGCCTTCGGCCAGTGGAAACTTCATGCCGATATCTGGAACAGCGATGTACCCATGGACAAGTTTTCGCAGGAGTAG
- a CDS encoding MBL fold metallo-hydrolase, which translates to MNDGVFEYNMKLTVLVDNNTFIDKYFVGEPAVSYFIECEGKKILFDAGYSNILITNAQRLGIDLASIDYLTFSHGHSDHIGGLPHLLQLFTEDRSMSTGQSEPILLTHPDTLLRAAFEQTESAAVVLREDDLTKYCQIRTTRKPYWITDRLVFLGEIPRANDFEARVPFGKIVKNNIEEDDFIIEDSALAYKSDDGLFIITGCSHSGICNIVEYARDVCGEKRVVDIIGGFHLLSPSNETLRRTGEYMGRLKPRKVHVCHCTDLKSKLALAKVVDVEEVGVGLVLEH; encoded by the coding sequence GTGAATGACGGAGTTTTCGAGTACAATATGAAACTGACCGTGCTGGTGGATAACAACACGTTCATTGACAAGTATTTTGTCGGTGAACCGGCGGTGTCGTACTTCATCGAGTGTGAGGGCAAAAAGATACTTTTCGACGCCGGTTATTCCAATATACTGATTACAAACGCACAACGGCTTGGAATCGATCTGGCGAGTATCGACTATCTCACTTTCTCCCACGGTCACTCTGACCACATCGGCGGACTCCCGCACCTTTTGCAGTTATTCACCGAAGACCGTTCAATGTCGACCGGTCAAAGCGAACCGATACTTCTGACGCACCCCGATACCTTGCTGCGAGCGGCCTTCGAGCAGACAGAATCAGCGGCTGTGGTGCTCCGCGAAGATGATCTGACGAAATATTGTCAGATCCGGACAACGAGAAAACCATACTGGATTACGGACAGACTTGTTTTTCTCGGCGAGATTCCCAGGGCGAACGACTTTGAGGCGAGAGTCCCGTTCGGGAAAATTGTCAAAAACAACATCGAAGAAGATGATTTCATCATCGAGGATTCGGCGCTGGCCTATAAATCGGATGACGGCCTGTTTATAATCACCGGTTGTTCGCATTCGGGAATCTGCAATATAGTTGAGTATGCCAGAGACGTGTGCGGTGAAAAAAGGGTGGTTGACATTATCGGGGGCTTCCATCTGCTCAGCCCTTCAAACGAGACTCTCCGGCGCACGGGGGAATATATGGGAAGGCTGAAACCCCGGAAAGTGCACGTCTGTCATTGTACCGATCTTAAGTCGAAGCTGGCTTTAGCTAAAGTTGTGGATGTCGAAGAGGTAGGTGTCGGGCTGGTTTTGGAGCACTGA